In Halobaculum magnesiiphilum, the following proteins share a genomic window:
- a CDS encoding cupin domain-containing protein: MNRLENTAAQQLIPSQRADVMHLPTEISNPGTGERIVFDEDASNDERLVWNEWRPADREPPPAHYHPATEERFVVHEGHLVVQINGIDNRIDAGEEIVVPAGEPHVSYTEAESTYFRREVAPPGRWREALTARFGAAHAHGDHSGFSNLLQTVLLLREYPEVVVPARPPRSVQRVLFPVLAAVARVTGRTAHCPYPQENVPREEVH, encoded by the coding sequence GTGAACCGCTTGGAGAATACTGCTGCTCAACAGCTCATACCTTCACAACGAGCAGATGTCATGCACCTACCAACCGAGATCAGTAATCCGGGGACGGGCGAACGAATCGTCTTCGACGAAGATGCCTCAAACGATGAGAGACTGGTGTGGAACGAGTGGCGGCCGGCAGACAGAGAACCACCGCCAGCGCACTACCACCCCGCTACGGAGGAGCGGTTCGTCGTTCACGAGGGACACCTCGTCGTGCAGATCAACGGAATCGACAACCGCATCGACGCTGGTGAGGAAATCGTCGTCCCTGCGGGGGAACCCCACGTCTCGTACACGGAGGCAGAATCCACGTACTTCCGACGCGAAGTTGCTCCACCCGGACGGTGGCGGGAGGCACTGACCGCGCGGTTCGGCGCCGCGCACGCCCACGGCGACCACTCGGGCTTCAGCAACCTGCTTCAGACGGTCCTGCTGCTTCGGGAGTATCCGGAGGTGGTCGTTCCTGCACGGCCGCCACGCTCCGTCCAGCGTGTCCTGTTTCCGGTTCTCGCCGCGGTCGCCCGGGTGACGGGCCGGACGGCTCACTGCCCGTATCCACAGGAGAATGTGCCCCGGGAGGAAGTACACTGA
- a CDS encoding ester cyclase, translating to MATTVQENKELVRRFISEANAQNYDQVRALFTADYTRHDPDADVAEQGPEPFITALQRLHEAFPDSEVLIGELIAEDDLVAFEGTMTGTHEGVFRGVDPTDERMEIPGTAMHRIRDGKIAETWATWNFLAALQQLDVIDEPIA from the coding sequence ATGGCAACAACAGTTCAAGAGAACAAAGAACTCGTTCGGCGGTTCATCAGCGAGGCGAACGCCCAGAACTACGACCAGGTGAGAGCGCTGTTCACCGCCGATTATACGCGACACGACCCGGATGCTGACGTCGCCGAACAGGGTCCGGAGCCGTTCATTACGGCACTACAGCGACTTCACGAGGCGTTCCCCGACAGCGAAGTCCTCATTGGCGAACTCATTGCCGAGGACGACCTGGTGGCGTTCGAAGGGACGATGACGGGCACGCACGAGGGCGTCTTCCGGGGTGTCGATCCGACAGACGAGAGAATGGAAATTCCCGGTACCGCCATGCACCGCATCAGGGACGGGAAGATCGCGGAAACGTGGGCCACCTGGAACTTCCTCGCCGCACTTCAGCAACTCGACGTAATCGACGAGCCGATTGCATAG
- a CDS encoding helix-turn-helix transcriptional regulator gives MNSALDDVAFLALSENRIDLLTVLSDERTHTRDELMDATDASRPTLARILDDFEARVWITQHGQSARITSLGTWVHDEFTDLLEMMDTARQLRTVEQWLSTDTLAFELSCLTDATVTLPSRNNPLAPMLRASELERTARQSRVLTHALPLPCLNAHWEAITTGTHQFEAVVTPNVVETMTEPAHRSQFTDILTDDQATVFVAEEPIADVVGINDGVVYFGIDDDKGAPLALIETDDETVRNWAEERFESYRETSSLLTQDRFVQRQETTHDPERIQERMCAETSDT, from the coding sequence ATGAACTCGGCACTCGATGACGTCGCGTTTCTTGCGTTGTCCGAGAACCGAATCGACCTCCTCACGGTGCTGAGCGACGAGCGAACGCACACGCGTGACGAGTTGATGGATGCCACCGATGCTTCGCGCCCGACGCTGGCCCGGATTCTCGACGACTTCGAAGCGCGTGTCTGGATCACCCAGCACGGACAGAGCGCACGGATCACGTCACTCGGTACGTGGGTTCACGACGAGTTCACCGACTTACTGGAGATGATGGACACCGCACGACAACTGCGTACCGTCGAACAGTGGCTCTCGACGGACACGCTGGCATTCGAGCTGAGTTGTCTCACCGATGCAACAGTCACGCTGCCAAGCCGGAACAATCCGCTCGCGCCGATGCTCCGCGCGAGTGAGCTTGAGCGCACTGCTCGGCAGTCACGGGTCCTTACACATGCGCTCCCGCTCCCGTGTCTGAACGCACACTGGGAGGCGATCACGACCGGTACCCATCAGTTCGAGGCAGTGGTCACGCCGAACGTCGTCGAAACGATGACCGAGCCGGCACACCGTTCACAGTTCACGGATATTCTCACAGATGACCAAGCAACGGTGTTCGTCGCCGAGGAACCCATTGCAGATGTTGTCGGGATTAACGATGGCGTCGTGTACTTTGGAATCGATGACGACAAGGGCGCTCCGCTCGCTCTGATCGAAACCGACGACGAGACGGTTCGTAATTGGGCTGAGGAGAGGTTCGAGTCGTATCGGGAGACCTCCTCACTCCTGACACAGGACAGATTTGTACAGAGACAGGAGACGACGCACGATCCGGAGCGGATACAGGAGCGTATGTGTGCTGAAACATCTGATACATGA
- a CDS encoding glycosyltransferase: MSDRPPTSVLLPTTRWTDACAELAAQLGAGDELLIVHDDEGDPVAERKDHPEGVRLVAAGEPEQCSGKANAIAAGMGAARHDRLVWTDDDFHHPPDWLATFTADYETHGPVSEVPYFVGRDPLSVLLEPLYASAGSLGLYLGNQIWGGAVVFERTDIDEAAFLDDLRRTVSDDGLLMEYLQVTTVGRTRIVPIGGTIREAIERPVRWTQILRWHFPGTVAGICVFSLLVLVGAVSAPLPAAVILTLVHLAVNEVLGVRRWTAVLAYPSLFVFVPLLFYGLVRRTFVWGGRRYRWHGKFDVEVVE, encoded by the coding sequence ATGTCCGACCGGCCGCCGACGAGCGTCCTCCTGCCGACGACGCGGTGGACCGACGCGTGCGCGGAGCTGGCCGCCCAACTCGGGGCCGGCGACGAGCTGTTGATCGTCCACGACGACGAGGGCGACCCCGTCGCCGAACGGAAGGACCACCCCGAGGGCGTCCGCCTCGTCGCGGCCGGTGAACCGGAGCAGTGCTCGGGAAAGGCCAACGCCATCGCTGCCGGGATGGGGGCCGCGCGCCACGACCGACTCGTCTGGACGGACGACGACTTCCACCATCCCCCGGACTGGCTGGCGACCTTCACCGCGGACTACGAGACACACGGGCCGGTGTCGGAGGTGCCGTACTTCGTCGGTCGAGACCCTCTCTCGGTGCTCCTCGAACCGCTGTACGCATCGGCAGGCTCGCTGGGACTGTACCTCGGCAACCAGATCTGGGGCGGCGCGGTCGTGTTCGAGCGAACCGACATCGACGAGGCCGCGTTTCTCGACGACCTTCGGCGGACCGTCAGTGACGATGGGCTCCTCATGGAGTACCTCCAGGTGACGACGGTCGGCCGAACGCGCATCGTCCCCATCGGGGGGACCATTCGCGAGGCGATCGAACGCCCGGTCCGGTGGACGCAGATCCTCCGGTGGCACTTCCCCGGGACCGTCGCCGGGATATGCGTCTTTTCGCTGCTCGTCCTCGTGGGTGCGGTGTCGGCTCCGTTGCCTGCGGCGGTGATTCTGACGCTGGTGCACCTCGCCGTCAACGAGGTCCTTGGCGTTCGCCGGTGGACGGCCGTGCTGGCCTACCCGTCGCTGTTCGTGTTCGTCCCCCTCCTGTTCTACGGGCTCGTCCGCCGGACGTTCGTCTGGGGCGGCCGGCGCTATCGCTGGCACGGGAAGTTCGACGTCGAGGTCGTCGAGTAG
- a CDS encoding carboxymuconolactone decarboxylase family protein, translating into MATTSTADSYDDTVTEIEETLGIVPGFFGDMHRDDLVNEWPTFKRMALGETTIPAKYKELINLAVAANLKCPYCIHFHREAAKLHGATDEELTELSFLAGYTPRYSSMLHAQEYDLDQFEEEVEQIGAHLQSQMAADD; encoded by the coding sequence ATGGCGACAACATCGACGGCGGACTCGTACGACGACACCGTGACGGAGATCGAGGAGACGCTCGGGATAGTTCCGGGCTTCTTCGGCGACATGCACCGTGACGACCTGGTCAACGAGTGGCCGACCTTCAAGCGGATGGCGCTGGGTGAGACGACGATCCCGGCCAAGTATAAGGAATTGATCAACCTCGCGGTCGCGGCGAACCTGAAGTGTCCGTATTGCATCCACTTCCACCGCGAGGCGGCGAAACTACACGGCGCGACCGACGAGGAGCTGACGGAGCTGTCGTTCCTGGCCGGCTACACGCCGCGGTACAGCAGCATGCTTCACGCCCAGGAGTACGACCTCGATCAGTTCGAGGAGGAAGTCGAGCAGATCGGCGCCCACCTCCAGTCGCAGATGGCGGCCGACGACTGA
- a CDS encoding dihydrofolate reductase, with the protein MVELVSVAAVADNGVIGDDGELPWPSIPEDKRQYRDRTADHPVILGRTTFESMLDDLPGSAQIVLSRSVDSVEVDSARVAADVDEAVAIAESLDADTAYVIGGGAIYELFQPHVDRMALSRVHGEYEGDTTYPDWDEADWELIESTEYDRFTLEEWVRVDGEDDAEDADDPDDLTGAS; encoded by the coding sequence ATGGTCGAACTCGTGTCCGTCGCCGCCGTCGCCGACAACGGCGTCATCGGCGACGACGGCGAACTCCCGTGGCCCTCGATCCCCGAAGACAAACGGCAGTATCGCGACCGGACCGCGGACCATCCGGTGATCCTCGGCCGGACGACGTTCGAGTCGATGCTCGACGACCTCCCGGGGTCCGCGCAGATCGTCCTCTCGCGCAGCGTCGACTCCGTCGAGGTCGACTCGGCCCGCGTCGCCGCCGACGTGGACGAGGCGGTCGCGATCGCCGAGTCGCTCGACGCCGACACCGCCTACGTGATCGGCGGGGGCGCGATCTACGAGCTGTTCCAGCCGCACGTCGACCGGATGGCCCTCAGCCGCGTCCACGGCGAGTACGAGGGCGACACCACCTACCCCGACTGGGACGAGGCCGACTGGGAGCTCATCGAGTCGACCGAGTACGACCGCTTCACGCTGGAGGAGTGGGTCCGGGTCGACGGCGAGGACGACGCCGAGGACGCGGACGACCCGGACGACTTGACCGGAGCGTCGTAA
- a CDS encoding enoyl-CoA hydratase/isomerase family protein: MTGEPDSDPAAVAADCEFVDCAVGDRADGVATVTLSRPDARNALNAQLREELTRVLDAVEAEGSDVRVVVLTGSDEAKAFVAGADVTELRERDMVEQRRASERPRVYERVADLRQPVIARINGHALGGGCELAQACDVRIAHERAKLGQPEISLGLIPGGGGTQRLVRLVGEGQAMKLICSGELIDAAEAADIGLVDEVYGDGDFDDSVYDLAASMADKSPVAQEHAKKAVRAASRMGLDEGLDYESELFVGLFATRDKDEGIDAFLDDREPEWEGR, translated from the coding sequence ATGACCGGCGAACCCGATTCCGACCCCGCGGCCGTCGCCGCCGACTGCGAGTTCGTCGACTGCGCGGTCGGCGACCGCGCCGACGGCGTCGCCACGGTCACGCTCTCGCGGCCGGACGCCCGCAACGCCCTGAACGCGCAGCTTCGCGAGGAACTGACGCGCGTCCTCGACGCCGTCGAGGCCGAGGGAAGCGACGTTCGGGTGGTCGTGCTCACCGGCAGCGACGAGGCGAAGGCGTTCGTCGCCGGCGCGGACGTGACCGAGCTGCGCGAGCGCGACATGGTCGAGCAGCGGCGCGCGAGCGAGCGCCCCCGGGTGTACGAGCGCGTCGCCGACCTCAGACAGCCGGTGATCGCGCGGATCAACGGCCACGCGCTCGGCGGCGGCTGCGAACTCGCGCAGGCGTGCGACGTTCGGATCGCCCACGAGCGCGCGAAGCTCGGCCAGCCGGAGATCTCCCTCGGGCTCATTCCCGGCGGGGGCGGCACCCAGCGGCTCGTCAGGCTCGTCGGCGAGGGACAGGCGATGAAGCTGATCTGCTCGGGTGAGCTGATCGACGCCGCCGAGGCCGCCGACATCGGCCTCGTCGACGAGGTGTACGGCGACGGCGACTTCGACGACAGCGTGTACGATCTGGCGGCGTCGATGGCCGACAAGAGCCCCGTCGCGCAGGAGCACGCGAAGAAGGCGGTGCGGGCCGCATCGCGGATGGGCCTGGACGAGGGGCTCGACTACGAGTCGGAGCTGTTCGTCGGGCTGTTCGCGACGCGGGACAAGGACGAGGGCATCGACGCGTTCCTCGACGATCGCGAGCCCGAGTGGGAGGGACGGTAG
- a CDS encoding 3-hydroxyacyl-CoA dehydrogenase family protein, with protein sequence MRVTVLGAGTMGAGIAQAAASAGHDVALRDVEESYVEDAVADIDDTLSEGVERGKVEPAEREAALDRITGTTDLAAAADGADLVIEAVPEDMDLKKDVLGEAEGHVAADAVLASNTSALSVTELASALDRPERLLGLHFFNPVHLMGLVEVVVAERTDGAALETARSFVESLDKTAVEVRDSPGFASSRLGVALGAEAIRMHEAGVASAADIDAAMELGYNHPMGPLKLTDVVGLDVRLDVLEHLRGELGERFRPPQALKRKVRAGKLGKKTGEGFYVWEDGEAVRPAGEAIRSADESTKPDDDAGEER encoded by the coding sequence ATGCGAGTCACGGTACTGGGCGCGGGGACGATGGGCGCCGGCATCGCGCAGGCGGCCGCGAGCGCCGGCCACGACGTCGCGCTGCGTGACGTGGAGGAGTCGTACGTCGAGGACGCCGTCGCCGACATCGACGACACTCTCTCGGAGGGCGTCGAGCGCGGGAAGGTGGAGCCGGCCGAGCGCGAGGCCGCCCTCGACCGGATCACCGGCACCACGGACCTGGCCGCGGCAGCCGACGGCGCCGACCTCGTGATCGAGGCGGTGCCGGAGGACATGGACCTCAAGAAGGACGTGCTCGGCGAGGCCGAGGGTCACGTCGCCGCCGACGCGGTGCTGGCGTCGAACACGTCCGCGCTGTCGGTGACAGAACTGGCGAGCGCGCTCGACCGCCCCGAGCGCCTGCTCGGCCTCCACTTCTTCAACCCGGTTCATCTCATGGGACTGGTCGAGGTCGTCGTCGCCGAGCGGACCGACGGGGCGGCGTTGGAGACGGCGCGCTCGTTCGTCGAGTCGCTGGACAAGACCGCCGTCGAGGTGCGCGACTCCCCCGGCTTCGCCTCCTCGCGGCTCGGCGTCGCGCTCGGCGCAGAGGCGATCCGGATGCACGAGGCGGGCGTCGCGAGCGCGGCCGACATCGACGCGGCGATGGAACTCGGGTACAACCATCCGATGGGGCCGCTGAAGCTGACGGACGTGGTCGGGCTGGACGTGCGCCTCGACGTGCTGGAGCACCTGCGCGGGGAGTTGGGGGAGCGCTTCCGCCCGCCGCAGGCGCTCAAGCGGAAGGTTCGCGCCGGCAAGCTGGGGAAGAAGACCGGCGAGGGGTTCTACGTTTGGGAGGACGGCGAGGCGGTGCGGCCGGCCGGCGAGGCGATACGGTCGGCCGACGAGTCGACGAAACCGGACGACGACGCGGGGGAGGAGCGATGA
- a CDS encoding FAD-binding oxidoreductase produces MTTTGVSADATVDEFADTLRGTVLQPGEDGYDEARTVWNATVDERPALVVRCAGTADVIAAVRFATEHDYPISVKGGGHNIAGRGVADDALTIDLSPMDAVRVDPAARTARVEPGVLLNELDHETQAFGLATPVGFNSTTGVAGLTLGGGFGWLSRRHGMTVDNLVSADVVTEDGDLVHASETENEDLFWGLRGGGGNFGVVTSFEFALHEVGPTVLSGPIVHPFEDTAAVLSEYRDLAADAPDEAAVWFVIRHAPPLPFIPEEWHGRKVLILAAFYAGGMEEGERALRPFRDIGDPIADAVGPHPYAGWQQALDGLAPAGKRNYWKSHNFVELTDGMIDNFVEYGETIPSEGTEIACAQLGGAINDVPVDATAYPHRDAEFTMNLHTQWEDPERDEECIAWAREMHETMTPHATGGVYANFVPEEVGDSQAAYRENYDRLVEVKNAWDPENVFRLNHNVEPTV; encoded by the coding sequence ATGACAACAACGGGGGTGTCAGCGGATGCGACGGTCGACGAGTTCGCGGACACGCTGCGCGGAACGGTCCTGCAGCCGGGCGAGGATGGGTACGACGAGGCGCGGACGGTCTGGAACGCGACGGTCGACGAGCGGCCGGCGCTCGTCGTCCGATGCGCCGGGACCGCGGACGTTATCGCCGCGGTCCGCTTCGCGACGGAACACGACTATCCCATCTCGGTGAAGGGCGGCGGGCACAACATCGCCGGCAGGGGGGTCGCTGACGACGCGCTCACGATCGATCTCTCGCCGATGGACGCGGTCCGCGTCGACCCGGCCGCGAGGACCGCGCGGGTCGAGCCGGGCGTTCTCCTCAACGAACTCGACCACGAGACGCAGGCGTTCGGCCTCGCGACGCCGGTCGGGTTCAACTCGACGACCGGCGTCGCCGGACTGACGCTCGGCGGCGGGTTCGGGTGGCTCTCGCGGCGCCACGGGATGACCGTCGACAACCTCGTTTCGGCCGATGTCGTCACCGAGGACGGCGACCTCGTCCACGCGAGCGAGACGGAGAACGAGGACCTCTTCTGGGGCCTCAGGGGCGGCGGCGGCAACTTCGGCGTTGTCACGTCCTTCGAGTTCGCCCTCCACGAGGTCGGCCCGACGGTGCTGTCGGGCCCGATCGTCCACCCCTTCGAGGACACGGCGGCGGTGCTCTCGGAGTATCGCGACCTGGCCGCCGACGCACCCGACGAGGCCGCGGTGTGGTTCGTCATCAGGCACGCCCCGCCGCTGCCGTTCATTCCGGAGGAGTGGCACGGTCGAAAGGTCCTCATCCTGGCGGCGTTCTACGCGGGAGGGATGGAGGAGGGCGAGCGGGCGCTCCGGCCGTTCCGTGACATCGGCGACCCCATCGCCGACGCGGTCGGACCGCACCCGTACGCCGGGTGGCAGCAGGCGCTTGACGGCCTGGCGCCGGCGGGGAAACGGAACTACTGGAAGTCCCACAACTTCGTCGAGCTGACCGACGGCATGATCGACAACTTCGTCGAGTACGGCGAGACGATCCCCTCGGAGGGCACGGAGATCGCCTGCGCCCAGCTCGGCGGGGCGATCAACGACGTGCCCGTCGACGCGACGGCCTACCCCCACCGCGACGCCGAGTTCACGATGAACCTCCACACACAGTGGGAGGACCCCGAGCGCGACGAGGAGTGCATCGCGTGGGCTCGCGAGATGCACGAGACGATGACCCCGCACGCGACCGGCGGTGTCTACGCCAACTTCGTCCCCGAGGAGGTCGGCGACAGCCAGGCCGCCTACCGCGAGAACTACGACCGGCTCGTCGAGGTGAAGAACGCCTGGGACCCGGAGAACGTGTTCCGGCTGAACCACAACGTCGAGCCGACCGTGTAG
- a CDS encoding MATE family efflux transporter, with the protein MLRRVGAAVAAALAAAGVIDESRLRATTDLAWPRIVTGFAIMSKRTVDLALVGLVIGPTAVAGLTLANAFWMAAKFVAIGLAGGTVALVSQNYGGGDDERAAAVVRLSVLIALALAVPAVAAFGLAAEPLVGLLGGDETAIGYGATYLAVVAPGLLFEFLNLIASRTYAGVSDTVTPMVVRAGGGIANIALSATFVLGFDMGVAGAALGTALATGLVTVVFAWGMTGRSYLRGRGASPVPLRLRGSPHDRELLTQIGRVSAPLVARRAAQGLVVFPLLAIAATFGPVAVAAVGVGRQVRALLGSFSWGFSIAASTLVGQELGRGDESEAEAYGRGITRLSLLVYLVAAAVVVALAEPIAAVFVDDPANLALSADFVRVAAISVVALGVDGSITGTLRGAGDTRVPFVATLAGAYLAALPLAWAGTVIPALGVGGLLLSLLAETAVPLAVNLRRFRSNRWKAVSRSYRPSPGD; encoded by the coding sequence CTGCTTCGCCGCGTCGGCGCCGCCGTCGCCGCGGCGCTGGCGGCCGCGGGCGTCATCGACGAGTCGCGCCTGCGCGCGACGACGGACCTGGCGTGGCCGCGGATCGTCACCGGCTTCGCCATCATGTCGAAGCGGACGGTCGACCTCGCGCTCGTGGGGCTCGTCATCGGGCCGACGGCGGTCGCGGGGCTGACGCTCGCGAACGCGTTCTGGATGGCCGCGAAGTTCGTCGCCATCGGCCTCGCGGGCGGCACGGTCGCGCTCGTCTCGCAGAACTACGGCGGCGGCGACGACGAGCGCGCGGCCGCGGTCGTCCGTCTCAGCGTCCTCATCGCGCTGGCGCTCGCGGTGCCCGCGGTCGCGGCGTTCGGCCTCGCGGCCGAACCGCTCGTCGGCCTGCTCGGCGGCGACGAAACGGCGATCGGCTACGGCGCGACGTACCTCGCGGTGGTCGCGCCCGGCCTGCTGTTCGAGTTCCTGAACCTGATCGCCAGCCGGACGTACGCGGGCGTCAGCGACACCGTCACGCCGATGGTCGTCCGCGCGGGCGGCGGGATCGCCAACATCGCGCTGTCGGCGACGTTCGTCCTCGGGTTCGACATGGGCGTCGCCGGCGCGGCGCTGGGCACGGCGCTGGCGACGGGGCTCGTGACGGTCGTGTTCGCCTGGGGGATGACCGGCCGGAGCTACCTCCGCGGGCGCGGCGCGAGCCCGGTGCCGCTTCGCCTCCGCGGGTCGCCCCACGACCGCGAACTCCTGACGCAGATCGGGCGCGTATCCGCCCCGCTGGTCGCCCGCCGCGCCGCACAGGGGCTCGTCGTCTTCCCCCTGCTGGCGATCGCGGCGACGTTCGGCCCGGTCGCGGTCGCGGCCGTCGGCGTCGGCCGGCAGGTGCGCGCACTGCTCGGGAGCTTCTCCTGGGGGTTCTCCATCGCCGCCTCGACCCTGGTCGGGCAGGAGCTCGGCCGCGGCGACGAGAGCGAGGCCGAGGCGTACGGCCGTGGGATCACCCGGCTGTCGCTGCTCGTGTACCTCGTCGCCGCCGCGGTCGTCGTCGCTCTGGCCGAGCCGATCGCGGCCGTGTTCGTCGACGACCCCGCGAACCTGGCGCTGTCGGCCGACTTCGTCCGGGTCGCGGCGATCTCGGTCGTCGCCCTCGGCGTCGACGGGTCGATCACGGGGACGCTGCGCGGCGCCGGCGACACGCGCGTTCCGTTCGTCGCGACGCTGGCGGGCGCGTACCTCGCGGCGCTGCCGCTGGCGTGGGCCGGAACCGTCATCCCCGCGCTCGGGGTCGGCGGCCTCCTCCTCTCGCTGTTGGCGGAGACGGCGGTGCCGCTGGCGGTGAACCTCCGTCGGTTCCGTTCGAACCGCTGGAAGGCGGTCAGTCGGTCATACCGGCCGAGCCCCGGGGACTGA
- a CDS encoding class I SAM-dependent methyltransferase, which translates to MNADDLREAWADRTGEFSPRYYAHYGPNEVSEVVADRLGGAVGRDARVLELGCGSGRHLAHLHDEGFADLSGVDINPDSFDVLREEYPDLADDGSFHAGAIADVLPAFEDGAFDAVYSVETLQHVHPEEMSATFDEVARVAGDLLVTVELEGDANGGIVEVDDGLPLYRHDWGSVFESRGFDQVAVETLGYDTVRVFRRAD; encoded by the coding sequence ATGAACGCAGACGACCTCCGCGAGGCCTGGGCGGACCGCACCGGGGAGTTCTCCCCGCGGTACTACGCGCACTACGGCCCCAACGAGGTGAGCGAGGTCGTCGCCGACCGCCTCGGCGGCGCCGTCGGCCGCGACGCGCGCGTGCTGGAACTCGGCTGTGGCTCCGGCCGCCACCTCGCGCACCTCCACGACGAGGGGTTCGCCGACCTCTCGGGCGTCGACATCAACCCCGACTCCTTCGACGTGCTCCGCGAGGAGTACCCCGACCTCGCCGACGACGGGTCGTTCCACGCCGGCGCCATCGCCGACGTGCTCCCGGCGTTCGAGGACGGGGCGTTCGACGCGGTCTACTCGGTGGAGACGCTCCAGCACGTCCACCCCGAGGAGATGTCCGCGACCTTCGACGAGGTCGCCCGCGTCGCCGGCGACCTGCTCGTGACGGTGGAACTGGAGGGCGACGCGAACGGCGGCATCGTCGAGGTGGACGACGGCCTCCCGCTGTATCGCCACGACTGGGGGTCGGTGTTCGAGTCGCGGGGGTTCGACCAGGTCGCCGTCGAGACCCTTGGGTACGACACGGTCCGGGTGTTCAGGCGCGCCGACTGA
- a CDS encoding diacylglycerol/lipid kinase family protein yields MQIGSRRCLVNPHSGTGDHADRVRRSMEARGFAVAETEGAAHTVELAREAGEVGASTLAVCGGDGTINDALRGLYRADALGDVTLSVLPAGTANLLAGTLGIESLDHGIELSDTGEARALDVGVAEGGDGESAEPFLVSCIAGLPADASTATPDELKGRFGTLAFLLTGARETMAFDGLDVRVESPTRSWTGEATCVLVGNARKFVEEGGQADMEDGRFDVVVVERMPPQALAFEAAVHRLLGEGTEGVTHFRAGELHVASDDPITFSRDGEVATHERLDFRVLPSALSVRVGDAYDPDPNRDRNGG; encoded by the coding sequence ATGCAGATCGGGTCGCGTCGCTGTCTCGTCAACCCCCACAGCGGAACCGGCGATCACGCCGACCGCGTCCGTCGGTCGATGGAGGCGCGCGGCTTCGCCGTCGCCGAGACCGAGGGCGCCGCCCACACCGTCGAGTTGGCCCGGGAGGCCGGCGAGGTCGGCGCCTCGACGCTCGCCGTCTGCGGCGGCGACGGCACGATCAACGACGCGCTCCGGGGGCTGTACCGCGCGGACGCCCTCGGCGACGTGACGCTGTCGGTGTTGCCGGCGGGGACGGCGAACCTCCTCGCCGGGACCCTCGGGATCGAGTCGCTGGACCACGGGATCGAGCTGTCTGACACCGGCGAGGCCCGCGCGCTCGACGTGGGCGTCGCCGAGGGGGGCGACGGCGAGTCGGCCGAGCCGTTCCTCGTCTCCTGTATCGCCGGGCTGCCCGCGGACGCGAGCACCGCGACCCCCGACGAGTTGAAGGGGCGGTTCGGCACGCTCGCGTTCCTGCTCACGGGCGCCCGGGAGACGATGGCGTTCGACGGGCTCGACGTGCGCGTCGAGTCGCCGACGCGGTCGTGGACGGGCGAGGCCACCTGCGTCCTCGTCGGCAACGCCCGGAAGTTCGTCGAGGAGGGCGGACAGGCCGACATGGAGGACGGCCGGTTCGACGTGGTCGTCGTCGAACGGATGCCGCCGCAGGCGCTGGCGTTCGAGGCCGCGGTCCACCGCCTGCTGGGCGAGGGGACGGAGGGCGTCACCCACTTCCGCGCGGGCGAACTCCACGTCGCCAGCGACGACCCGATCACGTTCAGCCGCGACGGCGAGGTCGCGACCCACGAGCGACTGGACTTCCGCGTGCTCCCGTCGGCGCTCTCGGTCCGCGTCGGCGACGCGTACGACCCGGATCCGAACCGGGATCGAAACGGCGGGTGA